In Bacteroidales bacterium, a single window of DNA contains:
- a CDS encoding ATP-binding cassette domain-containing protein: MNDNIVLQYDNVSIYQQDDLILSEVTLTLNKGDFIYLLGEVGSGKSSFLKTIYADLPLQGNIAMVGGYNLLKLKQRQIPYLRRKIGVVFQDFQLLTDRNVYQNLKFVLRATGWKKEQIEMRIGEVLERVGMLDKLKRMPHELSGGEQQRIVIARALLNRPELILADEPTGNLDPQNSELVLKLLESIASDGTTVIMATHNYTMVDKYKHTMYLCADKKLKLIESV; encoded by the coding sequence ATGAACGATAACATTGTTTTACAATATGATAATGTAAGCATTTATCAACAGGATGATTTAATTTTATCGGAAGTAACGCTTACGCTTAATAAAGGTGATTTTATTTATTTATTGGGTGAAGTGGGGAGTGGTAAATCATCCTTTTTAAAGACAATATATGCCGATTTACCTTTACAAGGTAACATTGCAATGGTTGGTGGCTATAATTTACTTAAATTAAAACAACGCCAGATTCCATATTTACGTCGAAAAATTGGAGTAGTATTTCAAGATTTTCAGCTTCTTACAGATAGAAATGTGTATCAAAATTTAAAATTTGTTTTGCGTGCTACGGGATGGAAAAAAGAGCAAATTGAAATGCGAATAGGCGAAGTATTGGAACGTGTTGGAATGCTCGATAAGCTTAAGCGAATGCCTCATGAATTATCGGGAGGTGAGCAGCAACGCATAGTTATTGCTCGTGCATTATTAAACAGACCCGAGCTTATACTTGCCGATGAACCAACCGGTAATCTCGACCCTCAAAATTCGGAGCTTGTTTTAAAATTGTTAGAATCGATTGCTTCAGATGGTACTACTGTAATTATGGCAACACATAATTATACCATGGTTGACAAATACAAACATACTATGTACTTATGTGCCGATAAAAAACTAAAACTAATAGAATCGGTTTAA
- a CDS encoding tetratricopeptide repeat protein, giving the protein MHKNYLISLIISVLILSSFFSIAQRTQVFNDNHINYKQALNYFDEEKYSVSQYFFEKYKKATSKVELLESDAAYYIALCSIELFNKDAEKNLLDYLSQYQENARTLYAQYQMGIFKYREKKFKKAIPWFEKVNPALLSKDEQAEYYFKLGYSYFVNNEYNKAEKAFYEIKDIPNTYHTPALYFYSHIAYTKKNYETALNGFDKLKNDELFSPIVPYYITQIYYLQEKYDKVISYAPTYLDSANTRRGPEIARIIGESFYKTQRFKEAIPYLEKYATAIPLTRGDMYELSYAYYKTGYVPKAANLLEKIVIQDDTLSQQTLYLLADCYLYDGLKNNARMALEKAYKMPYIPEIQEEALLHYAKLCFELSYSPFNEAIKAFQEFISKYPNSSRIDEAYASLSKAYLFSKNYKEAIEALENIQHITPEIEEAYQRACFYRALELFTNMEFEQAIIHFDKSLNNAKYNKIYTAQAIFWKGEAYYRLKDYKSALKQFNKFLTTPGAFETDIFALAHYNIAYCYLKENNYNEAQLWFRKYIENETNKELAQVYDAYTRIGDSFFVLRRYEDAIDYYSKAIVAKKASPDYALYQKAICLGLIKNYNEKIIALNNLLNDYPSSPYIDDAIYELGVSYTNIEENDMAINTLTKLINEYPKSDMVRRAYLQLGLIYFNIDKNDDAITMYKQVIENYPNTQEYKDAFVGLKNVYLELNDINSYYAYVNEKGKGINISSTEKDSLTYSVAEKVYMNGDCNKATTLLNDYINKFPKGMFIINAHYYQAECLFNNKNIDDAFNHYLAVVNAPKNIFTEPSLFKVANYHYSKQHYPEAIPYYSQLLEIAQYPQNAFAAKTGLMRCSFQLAKYDDANRFAIEVLKEGKLSDEIYREAHFIIGKIAYIQNKLEQALDEFILIAKNCKSKEEAEAKFLIIDIYFKQNKFDAAEKEVYDFVKKNTPHQYWLAKSFLILADIYIAKNDNFQAKATLQSIIDNYKNTEDGILNEANIRMQSIIEKEKAALIPQNQEIINNENIPNENE; this is encoded by the coding sequence ATGCATAAAAATTATTTAATTAGCCTAATAATCAGCGTGTTGATATTATCTTCTTTTTTTAGTATTGCACAGCGAACACAAGTTTTTAACGACAATCATATCAACTATAAACAAGCTCTCAATTATTTTGACGAAGAAAAATATAGTGTTTCTCAATATTTTTTTGAAAAATATAAAAAGGCTACTTCAAAAGTTGAGCTTTTAGAATCAGATGCTGCATATTATATCGCATTATGTAGTATTGAACTTTTTAACAAAGATGCCGAAAAAAACTTACTCGATTATTTATCGCAATACCAAGAAAATGCTAGAACTCTTTATGCTCAATATCAAATGGGTATTTTTAAATATAGAGAAAAAAAATTCAAAAAAGCTATTCCTTGGTTCGAAAAAGTTAATCCCGCATTATTATCGAAAGACGAACAAGCGGAATATTACTTTAAGTTAGGTTATAGTTATTTTGTAAATAACGAATATAATAAAGCAGAAAAAGCATTTTACGAAATTAAAGACATACCGAACACCTACCACACCCCTGCTTTATATTTCTATTCGCATATTGCTTACACCAAAAAAAATTACGAAACAGCTTTAAATGGTTTTGATAAATTAAAAAATGATGAACTTTTTTCTCCCATAGTTCCATATTACATTACACAAATATACTATTTACAAGAAAAATATGATAAAGTTATAAGCTACGCTCCTACTTATCTCGATTCTGCTAATACTCGAAGAGGTCCCGAAATTGCTAGAATTATAGGCGAATCATTTTATAAAACACAACGATTTAAAGAAGCTATACCATATCTAGAAAAGTATGCTACTGCAATACCCCTTACTCGAGGCGACATGTATGAACTTTCATATGCTTATTATAAAACGGGTTATGTTCCAAAAGCAGCTAATTTATTAGAAAAAATTGTAATTCAAGACGATACTTTATCTCAACAAACACTTTATTTACTTGCCGATTGCTATTTATACGACGGTTTAAAAAATAATGCACGTATGGCATTAGAAAAAGCATATAAAATGCCTTACATACCCGAAATTCAGGAAGAAGCACTATTACATTATGCAAAACTATGTTTTGAACTTTCGTATAGTCCTTTTAACGAAGCAATTAAAGCCTTTCAAGAATTTATTTCGAAATATCCCAATTCTTCCCGAATTGATGAAGCCTATGCCAGTTTAAGTAAGGCGTATTTGTTTTCTAAAAACTACAAAGAAGCAATTGAAGCATTAGAAAATATCCAACATATCACTCCAGAAATAGAAGAAGCATATCAAAGAGCTTGTTTTTATAGAGCATTAGAATTATTTACAAATATGGAGTTTGAACAAGCTATCATACATTTCGATAAATCGTTAAACAACGCAAAATATAATAAAATTTATACGGCACAAGCAATTTTTTGGAAAGGTGAAGCCTATTATAGGTTAAAAGATTATAAATCTGCACTTAAACAGTTTAATAAATTTTTAACAACACCCGGTGCTTTCGAAACCGATATTTTTGCATTAGCTCATTATAACATCGCTTACTGCTACTTAAAAGAAAACAACTATAACGAAGCTCAACTTTGGTTTAGAAAATATATCGAAAATGAAACAAATAAAGAACTAGCACAAGTATATGATGCTTATACTCGTATTGGCGATAGTTTCTTTGTTTTACGTCGATACGAAGACGCTATCGATTATTACTCAAAAGCAATCGTCGCAAAAAAGGCTTCGCCCGATTATGCTCTTTACCAAAAAGCAATTTGCTTGGGACTAATTAAAAACTATAACGAAAAAATTATTGCACTAAATAATTTACTTAACGATTATCCATCGTCGCCTTATATTGATGATGCCATATACGAATTAGGTGTAAGTTATACCAATATAGAAGAAAACGATATGGCCATCAACACATTAACTAAACTTATAAATGAATATCCAAAAAGCGATATGGTTCGTCGTGCCTATCTTCAATTAGGGCTCATTTATTTTAACATCGACAAAAACGATGACGCTATTACGATGTACAAACAAGTTATTGAAAATTACCCCAATACTCAAGAATACAAAGATGCGTTTGTTGGATTAAAGAATGTTTATTTAGAACTTAACGACATAAATTCTTACTACGCTTATGTAAACGAAAAAGGCAAAGGAATAAATATTAGTAGCACCGAAAAAGATTCACTTACCTATTCTGTTGCCGAAAAAGTATATATGAATGGCGATTGCAATAAAGCTACAACCTTACTAAACGATTATATTAACAAATTTCCCAAAGGCATGTTTATTATAAATGCTCATTATTATCAAGCCGAATGTTTGTTTAATAATAAAAATATTGACGATGCTTTTAATCATTATTTAGCTGTTGTAAATGCACCCAAAAATATATTTACAGAACCATCGTTATTCAAAGTAGCCAATTATCATTATTCAAAACAACATTATCCCGAAGCTATACCCTATTATAGCCAATTGCTTGAAATAGCTCAATATCCTCAAAATGCTTTTGCAGCTAAAACAGGACTTATGCGTTGTTCTTTTCAATTAGCCAAATACGATGATGCCAACCGCTTTGCTATCGAAGTTTTAAAAGAAGGAAAATTATCGGATGAAATCTATCGCGAAGCACATTTTATTATTGGTAAAATTGCATATATTCAAAACAAATTAGAACAAGCATTAGACGAATTTATACTTATTGCCAAGAATTGTAAAAGCAAAGAAGAAGCTGAAGCCAAATTTCTTATTATAGATATTTACTTTAAACAAAATAAATTCGATGCTGCCGAAAAAGAAGTCTACGATTTTGTAAAGAAAAATACACCTCACCAGTATTGGTTAGCCAAATCGTTTCTTATTTTAGCTGATATTTATATAGCTAAAAACGATAATTTTCAAGCAAAAGCTACATTACAAAGTATTATTGACAATTACAAAAACACCGAAGATGGTATTTTAAATGAAGCCAACATACGAATGCAAAGCATCATCGAAAAAGAAAAAGCAGCACTAATACCACAAAATCAAGAAATTATTAATAATGAAAACATACCAAACGAAAATGAATAA
- a CDS encoding S46 family peptidase, producing the protein MRKLFLFIISFLLVFNLMADEGMWLLTMLNKKYSDLQKAGLKLSADDIYNVNRSSLKDAIVQFGNGCTGEVISKNGLILTNHHCGYGQIQYHSTVEHDYLSDGFWAKSYDEELPNPGLSVSFLVRVEDVTSQVLKDIPANISESERDAKIQEASKPIIANATKDNGYKAIVRDFFGGNQYLLLVYEVFNDVRLVGAPPSSIGKFGGDTDNWMWPRHTGDFSMFRVYADKNNKPTKYAKDNKPYTPKHSLPVSLGGVHQNDYVMILGYPGRTNRYMTSYGVEEAIDRINPTIVKIRDKKLALYREDMNKDAKIRIQYASKYARTSNYWKYYIGQTKGLKRLRVVDTKRQQEQAFMNWVNQSPDRIAKYGNVMKMYQEAYTNLKEYNLFKTYLSEAGIRGIDILGFANRFTTLYKVLETDTLAKEKKDKLMERMKAETEDYYKDFNAPTDQKVLAALLAMFAQDIPEKYLPTELIKIKKNYKGNFEKYAKEAFEVSIFRNKESVLAYLSNPNYKKLDKDPIFSLTYSMVGAGKKFDAEFQKDKDNLIKAERLYIAGLMEMYPDKVFAPDANFTMRLTFGHVLPYYPADGIFYDYYTTLDGIMQKEDPTSDEFKVPAKLKELWKNKDYGPYAENGVLRTCFLSNTDITGGNSGSPVINAKGELVGLAFDGNWEAMSGDIAFEPDLQRTISVDIRYVMFIIDKFAEAKNIIKEIEFVR; encoded by the coding sequence ATGCGTAAGTTATTTCTTTTTATTATTTCGTTTTTGCTAGTATTCAACCTCATGGCCGACGAGGGCATGTGGCTGCTTACCATGTTGAATAAAAAGTACAGCGATTTACAAAAAGCTGGTTTAAAACTCTCGGCTGATGATATTTACAATGTAAATCGTTCATCGTTAAAAGATGCTATCGTGCAATTTGGTAATGGTTGTACGGGCGAAGTCATCTCTAAAAATGGTTTGATTCTCACCAATCATCATTGTGGCTATGGTCAAATTCAATATCATAGCACCGTTGAACACGATTACCTATCCGATGGTTTCTGGGCTAAGAGCTACGACGAAGAATTGCCCAACCCAGGACTTAGTGTTAGCTTTTTAGTACGTGTCGAAGACGTTACTTCGCAAGTATTAAAAGATATACCGGCTAATATTTCTGAATCTGAACGTGATGCCAAAATACAAGAAGCCTCTAAGCCTATCATTGCTAATGCTACTAAAGATAATGGTTATAAAGCCATCGTTCGCGATTTTTTTGGTGGAAACCAATATTTGTTACTTGTTTACGAAGTCTTTAATGATGTTCGTTTAGTGGGTGCGCCTCCTTCGTCCATTGGCAAATTTGGTGGCGATACCGATAACTGGATGTGGCCTCGTCATACCGGCGATTTCTCAATGTTTCGTGTTTATGCCGATAAAAATAATAAGCCAACTAAATATGCTAAAGATAATAAACCCTATACCCCAAAACATTCATTACCTGTATCATTAGGAGGCGTTCATCAAAACGACTATGTTATGATACTGGGCTACCCCGGAAGAACAAACCGATATATGACTTCTTATGGCGTAGAAGAAGCTATTGACCGCATAAACCCAACTATCGTTAAGATTCGCGATAAAAAGTTAGCACTATACCGCGAAGATATGAATAAAGATGCTAAAATACGAATTCAATATGCCTCAAAATATGCTCGTACGTCAAATTATTGGAAATATTATATCGGACAAACTAAAGGGCTGAAACGCTTACGTGTTGTAGATACAAAACGTCAACAAGAACAAGCTTTTATGAATTGGGTTAATCAATCGCCCGATCGGATTGCAAAATACGGAAACGTTATGAAAATGTATCAAGAAGCTTATACTAATTTAAAAGAATACAATTTATTTAAAACCTACTTAAGCGAAGCCGGTATCCGTGGAATAGATATCCTAGGCTTCGCTAATCGTTTTACTACTTTATATAAAGTACTCGAAACCGACACACTTGCTAAAGAAAAGAAAGACAAACTTATGGAGCGAATGAAAGCTGAAACCGAAGATTATTACAAAGATTTTAATGCTCCTACCGATCAAAAAGTACTTGCTGCATTATTGGCCATGTTTGCTCAAGATATTCCTGAAAAATATTTACCAACAGAATTAATTAAAATTAAAAAGAACTATAAAGGAAATTTTGAGAAATATGCCAAAGAAGCATTCGAAGTAAGTATATTTAGAAACAAAGAATCGGTTCTCGCTTATTTATCAAATCCAAACTATAAAAAATTAGACAAAGACCCCATTTTTTCACTGACTTATTCGATGGTTGGTGCTGGTAAAAAGTTTGATGCAGAATTTCAAAAAGATAAAGATAATTTAATCAAAGCCGAACGATTATATATTGCCGGTCTTATGGAAATGTATCCCGATAAAGTTTTTGCTCCCGATGCTAATTTTACCATGCGTTTAACTTTTGGACATGTTCTACCCTATTATCCAGCCGATGGGATTTTTTATGATTATTACACCACCCTTGATGGAATTATGCAAAAAGAAGATCCTACTAGCGACGAGTTTAAAGTTCCAGCTAAATTAAAAGAATTATGGAAAAACAAAGACTATGGTCCCTATGCCGAAAATGGTGTATTACGTACTTGTTTTTTAAGTAATACCGATATTACAGGCGGAAATTCAGGCAGTCCCGTTATTAATGCCAAAGGCGAACTTGTGGGACTTGCATTCGATGGAAACTGGGAAGCTATGAGCGGCGATATTGCTTTTGAACCCGATTTACAAAGAACAATTTCTGTTGATATTCGATATGTAATGTTTATCATTGATAAATTTGCTGAAGCTAAAAATATTATTAAAGAAATCGAATTTGTAAGATAA
- a CDS encoding 16S rRNA (uracil(1498)-N(3))-methyltransferase, with translation MKKFRSNLSCFYIPELELTTIQLSEEESKHAIKALRLKIGDYVLLTNGQGTLAQAQIVDNHIKHTVLQIEEMEIVPPNENRLHIALSILQHADRFEWFVEKAVELGIAEITPILCTRTEKKHINTERIKKIAISALKQSRQAYLPKINEAETFTHFIQNCGSINKAIAMCEGNRIVLSQWMQTINKNELTVVIGPEGDFTEQEAEFALTHGFVPIQLGNSILRSETAAVYVAAVSRFLF, from the coding sequence ATGAAAAAATTTCGCTCAAATCTTTCATGTTTTTATATACCTGAGTTGGAATTGACTACTATTCAGTTATCCGAAGAAGAATCGAAACATGCCATAAAAGCTTTACGCTTGAAAATAGGTGATTATGTTTTACTTACCAATGGGCAAGGAACCTTAGCGCAAGCTCAAATTGTAGATAACCACATAAAACACACTGTTTTACAAATTGAGGAGATGGAAATTGTCCCGCCAAACGAAAATCGTCTTCATATAGCTTTATCTATTTTGCAACATGCTGACCGTTTTGAGTGGTTTGTAGAGAAAGCTGTTGAATTGGGAATTGCCGAAATTACTCCCATTTTATGTACTCGAACTGAAAAAAAACATATAAACACCGAACGTATTAAGAAGATAGCTATATCGGCTTTAAAGCAAAGCCGTCAGGCCTATTTACCTAAAATAAACGAAGCAGAAACGTTTACACATTTTATTCAAAACTGCGGTTCAATCAATAAAGCCATAGCGATGTGCGAAGGCAATCGCATTGTATTAAGTCAATGGATGCAAACCATCAATAAAAATGAGTTAACAGTTGTTATTGGACCCGAAGGCGACTTTACTGAACAAGAAGCTGAATTTGCCTTAACGCATGGATTTGTGCCCATACAACTAGGGAACAGTATATTAAGAAGCGAAACAGCAGCCGTATATGTAGCTGCTGTTTCAAGATTTTTATTTTAA
- a CDS encoding aspartate ammonia-lyase, translating to MRKEKDFLGAIEIDDNALYGIHSLRANQNFPNTIPFPIEWYKAMGTVKLACYYTYEHFKNEAQKQNLHQRIPFFSDEILNALQAAAAKIEQGHYFEHFIVPAIQGGAGTSINMNVNEIIANAALIHLNHQPGQYEIIDPIEHANIYQSTNDTVVTALKVALLKLLEELEDAINQTRSLLESLENKYRNVLRLGYTQMQEAVPTTFGKLFSAYNDALSRDWWRTSKCFERIKVVNLGGGAIGTGLAIPRFYMMEVVNELKRMTNLPIARGENLTDTTQNLDSFVEIHAILKAHAVNLEKIANDLRLLSADAGIRIVHLPEVQAGSSIMPGKVNPVINEYIISIAHQIYSNDMLISNLCGQGCLDLNAYTPIIGYSLINSLKLLISANIALSQRCLINLTIDSERSLEQLLLSPSISTALIPYIGYHKATDLALFMKTNRLNIIEANRKLKLIDETKLNELLSPENLTKMGFSLKEIQI from the coding sequence ATGAGAAAAGAAAAAGACTTTTTAGGAGCTATCGAAATTGACGATAATGCTTTGTATGGCATTCATTCGCTTAGAGCTAATCAAAATTTCCCTAACACCATTCCATTTCCTATCGAATGGTACAAGGCTATGGGAACGGTTAAACTCGCATGTTACTATACCTATGAGCATTTTAAAAACGAGGCTCAAAAGCAAAATCTTCATCAACGTATTCCTTTTTTCAGCGACGAAATATTAAACGCCTTGCAAGCTGCTGCTGCTAAAATAGAGCAAGGACATTACTTTGAGCATTTTATTGTTCCGGCAATACAAGGAGGAGCTGGTACCAGTATCAATATGAATGTTAACGAAATTATTGCAAATGCGGCTTTAATTCATCTGAATCATCAACCCGGACAATACGAAATAATTGACCCTATTGAACATGCCAATATATACCAATCGACTAACGATACCGTAGTCACTGCCCTAAAAGTGGCTTTACTCAAGTTGTTAGAAGAGTTGGAGGATGCTATTAATCAAACGCGCTCACTGTTAGAAAGCTTAGAAAATAAGTACCGTAATGTTTTACGATTAGGCTATACACAAATGCAAGAGGCAGTTCCTACTACTTTTGGTAAGCTTTTTTCGGCATACAACGATGCACTTTCGCGTGATTGGTGGCGAACATCAAAGTGCTTCGAACGCATAAAAGTGGTTAATTTAGGAGGCGGTGCTATAGGAACCGGTTTAGCTATTCCACGTTTTTATATGATGGAAGTGGTTAATGAATTAAAACGCATGACCAATTTACCTATTGCCAGAGGTGAAAATTTGACCGATACTACTCAAAACCTCGATTCTTTTGTAGAAATACATGCTATACTGAAGGCACATGCTGTAAATCTTGAAAAAATTGCCAACGACTTGCGTTTATTATCTGCCGACGCCGGAATTAGAATTGTTCACTTACCGGAGGTTCAAGCAGGAAGCTCCATTATGCCCGGAAAAGTTAATCCTGTTATTAACGAATACATTATTAGCATTGCGCATCAAATATACAGCAACGATATGCTCATCAGTAATTTATGCGGACAGGGTTGCTTAGATTTGAATGCTTATACACCCATTATTGGATATTCATTAATTAACAGCTTAAAGTTATTGATTAGTGCCAATATTGCATTATCTCAACGTTGCCTTATAAATTTAACTATCGATAGTGAACGTTCATTAGAGCAACTACTTTTGAGTCCAAGTATTTCAACGGCATTAATACCATATATAGGCTATCACAAAGCAACTGATTTAGCTTTATTTATGAAGACAAATAGACTTAACATTATAGAAGCCAATCGTAAGCTTAAACTTATAGATGAAACAAAGTTAAACGAATTATTAAGTCCGGAAAATTTAACTAAAATGGGATTCTCATTAAAAGAAATTCAAATATAA
- a CDS encoding S9 family peptidase, with product MKSLATILLFFVSSFIIAQNVSLEDVWVTYKYYPASLDDIRSMSNGESYTINENGESIVQYSFKTGKTIKTLFSLNNISSAIKPSKIESYDFSDDEKSILIASEKERIYRHSSINKYYIYNIQNKELKLINENKVQEATLSPSGQKVAYVFKNNLYIKDLQINSETAITIDGQKNKIINGIPDWVYEEEFSFSKAFEWSPDDNYIAYLKFDESQVKEFSIPMYKGLYPEEYKYKYPKAGEKNSLISLHIYQVKNQKNIVVQLENDSDFYIPRIYWTKIPNTLMALKLNRLQNTMKLFLINAENGQSQCIYTEQNNTYIELPEIIFAKDGKSFFITSDKDGFNHIYQYDINGKLLKQVTSGKWDVTQLNGYDDVKQIVYYTSAETSPMQRNVYSINIKTGEKKRLTLNDGTNEAIFNSTFTYFINEFSNTETPSIYTLCDNTGKTIRVLEDNGALKSKLQLANLSKKEFIVLKTSEGIELNAWILKPQKMEANKKYPVMFCIYGGPGSQEVLDKWDYNALWYQHLASQGVIVVAVDNRGTGARGAEFRKCTYKNLGKYEAIDQIEAAKALSKLSYIDSTRIGIWGWSFGGYLSTLCLEKGSQQFKLAIAVAPVTNWRYYDSIYTERYNGLPQDNATGYDDNSPINHTKKIKGKYLLIHGTADDNVHFQNSVELIKKLVENNKDFQTMYYPNSNHGIYTGKNTRYHLFSKMTKFILENL from the coding sequence ATGAAATCATTAGCAACTATTTTATTATTCTTTGTTTCATCTTTTATTATTGCACAAAATGTATCGCTCGAAGATGTATGGGTAACCTATAAGTATTATCCAGCATCATTAGATGACATTAGATCTATGAGTAATGGCGAAAGTTATACGATTAATGAAAATGGCGAATCTATTGTGCAATATAGTTTTAAAACCGGAAAAACTATTAAAACTTTATTTTCGCTTAATAATATTAGTTCTGCTATTAAACCATCAAAAATTGAATCATATGATTTTTCAGATGATGAAAAAAGTATATTGATTGCTTCAGAGAAGGAACGTATTTATCGTCATTCATCTATCAATAAATATTATATTTATAATATTCAAAATAAAGAGCTTAAACTTATTAATGAAAACAAAGTTCAAGAGGCAACTCTTTCGCCGAGTGGACAAAAGGTAGCCTATGTTTTTAAAAACAATTTATATATAAAAGATCTTCAAATAAATTCGGAAACAGCAATTACCATTGATGGCCAAAAAAATAAAATAATTAATGGTATTCCCGATTGGGTATATGAAGAAGAATTTAGTTTTTCAAAAGCCTTTGAATGGTCGCCTGATGATAATTATATTGCTTATCTCAAATTCGATGAGTCACAGGTAAAAGAATTTTCTATACCAATGTATAAAGGTCTTTACCCTGAAGAGTATAAATATAAATATCCAAAGGCTGGTGAAAAAAATAGTCTTATATCTTTACATATATACCAAGTTAAAAATCAAAAAAATATTGTGGTTCAACTCGAAAACGATAGCGATTTTTATATACCTCGTATATATTGGACAAAAATCCCTAATACTTTAATGGCTTTAAAATTAAATCGTTTACAAAACACGATGAAATTATTTCTAATAAATGCTGAAAATGGTCAAAGTCAATGTATTTACACAGAGCAAAATAATACTTATATAGAATTACCGGAAATAATATTTGCTAAAGATGGGAAATCGTTTTTTATTACAAGCGATAAAGATGGTTTTAACCATATTTATCAGTATGACATAAATGGGAAGCTTCTAAAACAAGTTACTAGCGGAAAATGGGACGTTACTCAATTAAATGGTTATGATGATGTTAAGCAAATTGTTTATTATACTTCTGCCGAAACTTCTCCTATGCAACGAAATGTTTACTCCATAAATATTAAAACCGGTGAAAAGAAACGTCTGACATTAAATGATGGTACAAACGAAGCCATTTTTAATAGCACATTTACCTACTTTATAAATGAATTTTCTAATACTGAAACACCTTCGATTTATACACTTTGTGATAATACAGGTAAAACTATACGTGTTTTAGAAGATAACGGAGCGTTAAAATCGAAACTTCAATTAGCTAATCTATCGAAAAAAGAATTTATTGTACTAAAAACTTCTGAAGGAATAGAATTGAATGCTTGGATACTAAAACCTCAAAAAATGGAAGCAAATAAAAAGTATCCGGTTATGTTTTGTATTTATGGTGGTCCTGGTTCGCAAGAAGTATTAGATAAATGGGATTATAATGCACTATGGTATCAGCATTTAGCGTCGCAAGGTGTAATTGTGGTGGCAGTTGACAATAGAGGAACCGGTGCTCGAGGAGCGGAATTCAGAAAATGCACTTATAAAAATCTTGGTAAATACGAAGCCATTGACCAAATTGAAGCAGCTAAAGCATTGTCAAAATTATCATATATTGATTCTACACGTATCGGTATTTGGGGCTGGAGTTTTGGTGGATATTTATCTACACTTTGTCTTGAAAAAGGTTCGCAGCAATTTAAATTAGCGATTGCTGTTGCTCCTGTTACAAATTGGCGATATTACGATTCTATTTATACCGAACGCTATAATGGTTTACCTCAAGATAATGCAACAGGATATGATGATAATTCACCTATAAACCATACAAAAAAAATAAAAGGTAAGTATTTGCTAATTCACGGAACAGCTGACGATAATGTTCATTTTCAAAATAGCGTCGAACTTATTAAAAAGCTTGTTGAAAACAATAAAGATTTTCAAACCATGTATTATCCCAATAGTAACCACGGCATTTATACAGGTAAAAACACACGTTACCATTTATTTTCAAAAATGACTAAATTTATTCTTGAAAATTTATAA